One Castanea sativa cultivar Marrone di Chiusa Pesio chromosome 4, ASM4071231v1 DNA window includes the following coding sequences:
- the LOC142631177 gene encoding pantothenate kinase 2 isoform X2: protein MANLTEDPVLEINRIKVKEEDTNLAIDNKVVVREEGQGERDMSPPGGNSIHRSGSRPQLDLSKAAIEGNFEEKDPIILLPNQSDDISHLAVDLGGSLIKLVYFSRHEDRSSNDKRKKTLKDRLGISNGSRRSYPILGGRLHFVKFETNKINECLDFISSKQLHRGGMDSRWDSELPANNNAVIKATGGGAYKFADLFKERLGVSLDKEDEMDCLVAGANFLLKAIRHEAFTHKEGQKEFVQIDHNDLFPYLLVNIGSGVSVIKVDGDGKFQRVSGTNVGGGTYWGLGRLLTKCKSFDELLELSQRGDNRTIDMLVGDIYGGMDYSKIGLSASTIASSFGKAISENKELEDYRPEDISLSLLRMISYNIGQISYLNALRFGLKRIFFGGFFIRGHAYTMDTISFAVQFWSKGEAQAMFLRHEGFLGALGAFMSYEKHGLDDLMVHQLVERFPMGAPYTGGKIHGPPLGDLNEKISWMEKFVRKGNEITAPVPMAPTGTTGLGGFEVPSSKGETLRSDASALNIGVLHLVPTLEVFPLLADPKTYEPNTIDLADPSELEYWFTVLSEHLPDLVDKAVASEGGTEDAKRRGHAFARAFSAHLARLMEEPAAYGKLGLANLLELREECLREFHFVDAYRSIKQRENEASLAVLPDLLMELDSMSEETRLLTLIEGVLAANIFDWGSRACVELYHKGTIIEIYRMSRNKMQRPWRVDDFDVFKERMFGSGDRKPPPHRRALLFVDNSGADIVLGMLPLARELLRRGTEVVLVANSLPALNDVTAMELPDIVAEAAKHCDILRRAAEAGGLLVDAMINTLDGSKENSSSVPLMVVENGCGSPCIDLRQVSSELAAAAKDADLIILEGMGRSLHTNYNARFKCDALKLAMVKNQRLAEKLIKGNIYDCVCRYEPAS, encoded by the exons ATGGCTAATCTAACAGAGGACCCAGTTCTTGAAATTAACCGTATAAAGGTGAAGGAGGAGGATACAAATTTGGCTATAGACAACAAGGTGGTGGTAAGAGAAGAGGGTCAAGGTGAGAGAGATATGTCCCCTCCAGGAGGCAATTCTATTCACAGGTCAGGTTCAAGGCCTCAGCTTGACCTTAGCAAGGCTGCAATTGAAGGCAATTTTGAGGAGAAGGATCCCATAATTCTGTTGCCTAATCAGTCTGATGACATTTCCCATCTGGCTGTAGACCTTGGAG GATCACTCATCAAGTTGGTCTACTTTTCAAGACATGAGGACCGATCAAGTAATGATAAGAGGAAGAAGACTTTGAAGGATAGATTAGGGATTTCCAATGGTAGTAGGAGAAGCTACCCTATTCTTGGTGGGAGGCTTCATTTTGTGAAGTTTGAGACAAACAAAATTAACGAGTGCTTAGACTTTATTTCTTCCAAGCAGCTTCACCGTGGTG GAATGGATTCACGTTGGGATTCTGAGCTCCCGGCCAATAACAATGCTGTTATCAAG GCCACAGGTGGTGGGGCATACAAGTTTGCTGATCTCTTCAAGGAAAGGCTTGGCGTTAGTCTGGACAAAGAAGATGAGATGGATTGTCTTGTGGCAGGAGCAAATTTTTTGCTTAAG GCGATTCGCCATGAAGCTTTCACACACAAGGAGGGTCAGAAAGAATTTGTGCAGATTGACCACAATGATTTGTTTCCTTATCTTCTTGTCAATATTGGATCTGGTGTTAGTGTGATCAAG GTTGATGGGGATGGGAAATTTCAGCGGGTTAGTGGGACAAATGTTGGTGGTGGTACTTATTGGGGCTTGGGAAGGCTGTTAACAAAGTGCAAGAG TTTTGATGAGTTGCTAGAGCTGAGTCAAAGGGGAGATAATAGGACCATAGACATGCTTGTTGGAGATATTTACGGTGGTATGGATTACTCTAAG ATTGGTCTCTCTGCATCAACTATTGCTTCTAGTTTTGGCAAGGCTATTTCAGAAAACAAGGAGCTCGAGGACTACAGACCAGAAGATATATCCCTTTCTCTCTTACGAATGATTTCTTATAATATTGGCCAG ATATCTTACTTGAATGCGCTACGATTTGGGCTAAAGCGAATATTTTTCGGAGGATTTTTTATAAGGGGTCATGCTTACACCATGGACACTATCTCGTTTGCAGTTCAATTTTG gtCGAAAGGAGAAGCTCAAGCAATGTTCTTGCGGCATGAAGGATTTCTGGGAGCTTTAGGTGCATTCATGAGTTATGAAAAGCATGGTCTTGATGACTTGATGGTCCATCAGTTAGTTGAAAGATTCCCAATGGGTGCACCATACACAGGAGGAAAGATCCATGGCCCACCACTTGGAGATTTGAACGAGAAG ATTTCATGGATGGAAAAGTTTGTGCGGAAGGGAAATGAGATTACTGCACCTGTACCAATGGCTCCAACTGGCACTACTGGACTTGGAGGCTTTGAAGTTCCTTCATCCAAAGGAGAAACTCTGCGTTCTGATGCAAGTGCTCTAAATATTGGCGTTCTTCATTTAGTGCCCACTTTAGAGGTGTTCCCTCTATTGGCAGACCCAAAAAC GTATGAGCCTAACACTATTGATCTTGCGGACCCCAGTGAGTTAGA GTATTGGTTTACTGTGCTGTCAGAGCATTTGCCCGACCTTGTTGATAAG GCGGTAGCAAGTGAAGGCGGAACTGAAGATGCTAAAAGAAGGGGTCACGCTTTTGCTCGTGCATTTTCTGCACACTTGGCAAG GTTGATGGAGGAGCCCGCAGCATATGGAAAATTAGGCTTGGCCAATCTATTGGAACTAAGGGAAGAGTGCTTGAGGGAGTTCCATTTTGTTGATGCCTACAGAAGTATAAAACAGAG GGAGAATGAGGCGTCACTTGCTGTTTTACCTGACCTGTTAATGGAGCTAGATAGCATGAGTGAG GAAACCAGACTGTTAACTCTAATTGAAGGTGTTCTAGCTGCAAACATTTTTGACTGGGGATCCCGTGCCTGTGTGGAGCTCTATCATAAAGGAACAATTATTGAAATTTATAGAATGAGTCGCAATAAGATGCAAAGACCTTGGCGA GTGGATGATTTCGATGTCTTCAAAGAGAGAATGTTTGGGTCTGGAGACAGGAAGCCTCCCCCACATAGGAGAGCTTTACTCTTTGTGGACAACTCAGGTGCTGACATTGTTCTAGGGATGCTTCCCCTTGCAAGGGAACTTCTCCGACGAGGAACTGAA GTTGTGTTGGTTGCAAACTCACTCCCTGCTCTAAATGATGTAACTGCAATGGAGCTTCCTGACATTGTAGCTGAGGCAGCCAAG CATTGTGACATTCTTCGCAGAGCTGCTGAAGCAGGAGGCTTACTTGTGGATGCAATGATCAACACCTTAGATGGTTCTAAAGAAAATTCATCATCGGTTCCGTTGATGGTCGTTGAGAATGGGTGTGGGAGTCCATGCATTGACTTAAGGCAGGTCAGCTCTGAGCTAGCTGCTGCTGCAAAAGATGCTGATTTG ATTATTTTAGAAGGCATGGGTAGATCTCTACACACCAACTACAATGCTCGATTTAAATGTGATGCCTTGAAG CTTGCAATGGTGAAGAATCAGAGGTTGGCAGAGAAATTGATTAAAGGAAACATATACGATTGTGTTTGTAGATATGAACCAGCCAGTTGA
- the LOC142631177 gene encoding pantothenate kinase 2 isoform X1: protein MANLTEDPVLEINRIKVKEEDTNLAIDNKVVVREEGQGERDMSPPGGNSIHRSGSRPQLDLSKAAIEGNFEEKDPIILLPNQSDDISHLAVDLGGSLIKLVYFSRHEDRSSNDKRKKTLKDRLGISNGSRRSYPILGGRLHFVKFETNKINECLDFISSKQLHRGGMDSRWDSELPANNNAVIKQSSVSKLENCSIKATGGGAYKFADLFKERLGVSLDKEDEMDCLVAGANFLLKAIRHEAFTHKEGQKEFVQIDHNDLFPYLLVNIGSGVSVIKVDGDGKFQRVSGTNVGGGTYWGLGRLLTKCKSFDELLELSQRGDNRTIDMLVGDIYGGMDYSKIGLSASTIASSFGKAISENKELEDYRPEDISLSLLRMISYNIGQISYLNALRFGLKRIFFGGFFIRGHAYTMDTISFAVQFWSKGEAQAMFLRHEGFLGALGAFMSYEKHGLDDLMVHQLVERFPMGAPYTGGKIHGPPLGDLNEKISWMEKFVRKGNEITAPVPMAPTGTTGLGGFEVPSSKGETLRSDASALNIGVLHLVPTLEVFPLLADPKTYEPNTIDLADPSELEYWFTVLSEHLPDLVDKAVASEGGTEDAKRRGHAFARAFSAHLARLMEEPAAYGKLGLANLLELREECLREFHFVDAYRSIKQRENEASLAVLPDLLMELDSMSEETRLLTLIEGVLAANIFDWGSRACVELYHKGTIIEIYRMSRNKMQRPWRVDDFDVFKERMFGSGDRKPPPHRRALLFVDNSGADIVLGMLPLARELLRRGTEVVLVANSLPALNDVTAMELPDIVAEAAKHCDILRRAAEAGGLLVDAMINTLDGSKENSSSVPLMVVENGCGSPCIDLRQVSSELAAAAKDADLIILEGMGRSLHTNYNARFKCDALKLAMVKNQRLAEKLIKGNIYDCVCRYEPAS, encoded by the exons ATGGCTAATCTAACAGAGGACCCAGTTCTTGAAATTAACCGTATAAAGGTGAAGGAGGAGGATACAAATTTGGCTATAGACAACAAGGTGGTGGTAAGAGAAGAGGGTCAAGGTGAGAGAGATATGTCCCCTCCAGGAGGCAATTCTATTCACAGGTCAGGTTCAAGGCCTCAGCTTGACCTTAGCAAGGCTGCAATTGAAGGCAATTTTGAGGAGAAGGATCCCATAATTCTGTTGCCTAATCAGTCTGATGACATTTCCCATCTGGCTGTAGACCTTGGAG GATCACTCATCAAGTTGGTCTACTTTTCAAGACATGAGGACCGATCAAGTAATGATAAGAGGAAGAAGACTTTGAAGGATAGATTAGGGATTTCCAATGGTAGTAGGAGAAGCTACCCTATTCTTGGTGGGAGGCTTCATTTTGTGAAGTTTGAGACAAACAAAATTAACGAGTGCTTAGACTTTATTTCTTCCAAGCAGCTTCACCGTGGTG GAATGGATTCACGTTGGGATTCTGAGCTCCCGGCCAATAACAATGCTGTTATCAAG CAGTCATCAGTTTCAAAGTTGGAAAACTGTTCAATTAAG GCCACAGGTGGTGGGGCATACAAGTTTGCTGATCTCTTCAAGGAAAGGCTTGGCGTTAGTCTGGACAAAGAAGATGAGATGGATTGTCTTGTGGCAGGAGCAAATTTTTTGCTTAAG GCGATTCGCCATGAAGCTTTCACACACAAGGAGGGTCAGAAAGAATTTGTGCAGATTGACCACAATGATTTGTTTCCTTATCTTCTTGTCAATATTGGATCTGGTGTTAGTGTGATCAAG GTTGATGGGGATGGGAAATTTCAGCGGGTTAGTGGGACAAATGTTGGTGGTGGTACTTATTGGGGCTTGGGAAGGCTGTTAACAAAGTGCAAGAG TTTTGATGAGTTGCTAGAGCTGAGTCAAAGGGGAGATAATAGGACCATAGACATGCTTGTTGGAGATATTTACGGTGGTATGGATTACTCTAAG ATTGGTCTCTCTGCATCAACTATTGCTTCTAGTTTTGGCAAGGCTATTTCAGAAAACAAGGAGCTCGAGGACTACAGACCAGAAGATATATCCCTTTCTCTCTTACGAATGATTTCTTATAATATTGGCCAG ATATCTTACTTGAATGCGCTACGATTTGGGCTAAAGCGAATATTTTTCGGAGGATTTTTTATAAGGGGTCATGCTTACACCATGGACACTATCTCGTTTGCAGTTCAATTTTG gtCGAAAGGAGAAGCTCAAGCAATGTTCTTGCGGCATGAAGGATTTCTGGGAGCTTTAGGTGCATTCATGAGTTATGAAAAGCATGGTCTTGATGACTTGATGGTCCATCAGTTAGTTGAAAGATTCCCAATGGGTGCACCATACACAGGAGGAAAGATCCATGGCCCACCACTTGGAGATTTGAACGAGAAG ATTTCATGGATGGAAAAGTTTGTGCGGAAGGGAAATGAGATTACTGCACCTGTACCAATGGCTCCAACTGGCACTACTGGACTTGGAGGCTTTGAAGTTCCTTCATCCAAAGGAGAAACTCTGCGTTCTGATGCAAGTGCTCTAAATATTGGCGTTCTTCATTTAGTGCCCACTTTAGAGGTGTTCCCTCTATTGGCAGACCCAAAAAC GTATGAGCCTAACACTATTGATCTTGCGGACCCCAGTGAGTTAGA GTATTGGTTTACTGTGCTGTCAGAGCATTTGCCCGACCTTGTTGATAAG GCGGTAGCAAGTGAAGGCGGAACTGAAGATGCTAAAAGAAGGGGTCACGCTTTTGCTCGTGCATTTTCTGCACACTTGGCAAG GTTGATGGAGGAGCCCGCAGCATATGGAAAATTAGGCTTGGCCAATCTATTGGAACTAAGGGAAGAGTGCTTGAGGGAGTTCCATTTTGTTGATGCCTACAGAAGTATAAAACAGAG GGAGAATGAGGCGTCACTTGCTGTTTTACCTGACCTGTTAATGGAGCTAGATAGCATGAGTGAG GAAACCAGACTGTTAACTCTAATTGAAGGTGTTCTAGCTGCAAACATTTTTGACTGGGGATCCCGTGCCTGTGTGGAGCTCTATCATAAAGGAACAATTATTGAAATTTATAGAATGAGTCGCAATAAGATGCAAAGACCTTGGCGA GTGGATGATTTCGATGTCTTCAAAGAGAGAATGTTTGGGTCTGGAGACAGGAAGCCTCCCCCACATAGGAGAGCTTTACTCTTTGTGGACAACTCAGGTGCTGACATTGTTCTAGGGATGCTTCCCCTTGCAAGGGAACTTCTCCGACGAGGAACTGAA GTTGTGTTGGTTGCAAACTCACTCCCTGCTCTAAATGATGTAACTGCAATGGAGCTTCCTGACATTGTAGCTGAGGCAGCCAAG CATTGTGACATTCTTCGCAGAGCTGCTGAAGCAGGAGGCTTACTTGTGGATGCAATGATCAACACCTTAGATGGTTCTAAAGAAAATTCATCATCGGTTCCGTTGATGGTCGTTGAGAATGGGTGTGGGAGTCCATGCATTGACTTAAGGCAGGTCAGCTCTGAGCTAGCTGCTGCTGCAAAAGATGCTGATTTG ATTATTTTAGAAGGCATGGGTAGATCTCTACACACCAACTACAATGCTCGATTTAAATGTGATGCCTTGAAG CTTGCAATGGTGAAGAATCAGAGGTTGGCAGAGAAATTGATTAAAGGAAACATATACGATTGTGTTTGTAGATATGAACCAGCCAGTTGA